The following are from one region of the Bacteroidales bacterium genome:
- a CDS encoding integration host factor subunit beta yields the protein MTKADIVNEIAKNTGIEKVTVQKTVEALMDSVKSSLIKGNNVYLRGFGSFIIKKRAKKTARNISKNTTIIIPEHFIPAFKPAKSFLNKVKAKVKK from the coding sequence ATGACAAAAGCAGATATTGTAAACGAAATTGCAAAAAATACCGGTATCGAAAAAGTAACTGTTCAAAAAACAGTTGAAGCTCTTATGGATTCCGTTAAATCTTCTTTAATTAAAGGAAATAACGTTTATCTAAGGGGATTTGGAAGTTTTATCATAAAGAAAAGGGCTAAAAAAACTGCAAGGAATATTTCTAAAAATACTACAATAATTATTCCTGAGCATTTTATACCTGCATTTAAACCTGCTAAATCTTTTTTAAATAAGGTGAAAGCAAAAGTTAAAAAATAA